In Equus quagga isolate Etosha38 chromosome 14, UCLA_HA_Equagga_1.0, whole genome shotgun sequence, the genomic stretch CGGACACAGCGGGGAGCGGCCCGACCTCCGCCCGGCGCCGCTGTCACCCGCCGCGCGGCTCGGGGGGACGCAGGCTCCGGGCGCGGGGTCCCCGCTACTGCTCGTCCCCGGAGGACTCCCGCTCGAAGGTGTAGGCCATGAAGCAAGCTTCGGGTCTCTTGGGGACAAGGGGGTGCCCCGGTCTCACAATCTCAAAGCCCAGAAAGCTGAAGGTCCGGAGCAGGGCGGCTGCGGGGAACACGTGGTCAGAGCCGACGCCGCCGGTCCCCAGGGCGCGCGGGGACGGGAAGGGACGGGCAGCGCGGATGGGAGTGGCAGGGCCCCGGAGTGCGCGGGCGGGGACGGGgggccccccccctccccccctccctccccccgggCGCCCCCACCTCTGTCGTCGCGGTTCTTGTGGAAGCAGATGAAGACGTGGTCGGCGCGGAGCTGCTCCTCGGCGAACTCCAGCAGCACTGCGAAGCTGCGGGGCGGTCAGCGCGCCcactccccgcccccgcccccgccgccagGACACCACCTGCTCGGCACCGTCCTGGGCGCGGGGCGTCACGCAGCGCCCGACCCAGCCGCGGCCCCGTCCCCGGGCCAGGACCCCGCGCGGCTCACCTGTCCTTGCTGCCCTCGGGCAGCGCCCCGCCCGGGATCTCGATGTACAGGGAGCCGCCGCGCAGCACCGCCCTCCAGTCCACCTGCCGGGCGTCGCGGAGCCGCGTCTGCACGTGAAGGATCCTCGTCTTGTCGTTAGACGTTAGTTCCTCTGTTACATTCAGCCGATTATCCTGTGGGCGGGCGGCCCAACTGAGACGCGGCCTTCGGGGCCTCGCTGCGGCCCGCCCCGGAACCCCAGCCCCTgacccccgcccgcccgccggacCCGCGGCGCCACTCACCGAGTAAAATAAATTAGCTGAAAGATTGTGATCCCTCTGACTATTCCCTCGCCCACCTGGGATCTTCAGGGGTGGGTGAGGGACATCAGGAGCACCACCGAGGCCCTGGACCCAGGTGACTACAGCAGCTGCCGGACAGCCTGGAACTGGGGGGGGGGCCCGGGTCGCCCGCCGCCAGCCAAGACCCCGCGGCCCCGGAACCGCCTCCGTCCACACCGCACAGACGGTGGGCCGGGCGGCCGCTGACCAGCACCGACACGAGGGGTCCCCGCCCGCTCGGCCCGCCGGCCCCCAAGTGCCGCCCGGGGCGTCCCGGCTCAGGACCCGGCCCCGCAGCGGCCCCGGCGGGAGGCCCGGGCGCCGTCCACGTGGCGCCGCCTCGCCCGCGCGCCCTCGGGGCTCAGGAGGCTCGCGAGGCGGCGGCCCGGGGGCGAGGGTGGGGCCCGGGCTCGGCCTGTCCGCCCCGAGGAGCCCGCCACGCCCGCGGCCAGCGCGGCCCCCGCCGCCCCAAACCGGCGCCCTCCCTAAACCCGACCCCGAAACGGCAAACCACACCAGGAAGCCCCGCGCCCCTAAACCCGATCCCGGAGCCCCAAATCCCAACAAGGACCCCCACGACCAAGCCCAATGCTGAGCCCCCCAATCCAACGAGAATCGCTACATCCCCCAAACATGACCTAAAATCTCCAAACCCAACCCAGGACCCCCGTGTCTCCCAAACACACCCAGGCAGCCTCTCGGACCCCCAACTCCGACCAGAGACCCCCGCGAC encodes the following:
- the OAZ1 gene encoding LOW QUALITY PROTEIN: ornithine decarboxylase antizyme 1 (The sequence of the model RefSeq protein was modified relative to this genomic sequence to represent the inferred CDS: deleted 1 base in 1 codon); the encoded protein is MVKSSLQRILNSHCFAREKEGDKSSATVHVSRAMPLLSLHSRGGRSSGSSRLSGSCCSHLGPGPRWCSDVPHPPLKIPGGRGNSQRDHNLSANLFYSDNRLNVTEELTSNDKTRILHVQTRLRDARQVDWRAVLRGGSLYIEIPGGALPEGSKDSFAVLLEFAEEQLRADHVFICFHKNRDDRAALLRTFSFLGFEIVRPGHPLVPKRPEACFMAYTFERESSGDEQ